In the Sulfobacillus thermosulfidooxidans DSM 9293 genome, CTTTAAGTGGGAAGGACCCAACACTCCCGATCAAGGACAGGGTCAATTAATTTACCAAGGTGGCCCTTTACGCCAACCGGCGGGAATCACCCTCGACCCCATCAATGGAGACTTACTGGTTGTCAACCAACAAAACAACAATTTGGTTGAAATTCGCTTGCCCAAGACCATAGAAACCAAAAACCATAAAGAAATCACGATAAAAGCTCACCCTGTGGCGGTGAAACGACTGGATAAGACAGCAGTAAACCCTGAGACGGGTGCTGGCTCAGCGCTCTTTGGTGTCTATGCGACAAAATCGGCATCAGGGCATTTGGTGGTATACTTCACGGACGACAACACCAATACGCTCGATATGTTGTACTAACTGACTACCCGTTTCCGACCGGAAGGACGCCCTTCCGGTTTTTTTACGTCCCACCAATATACCGGATAGGGCTTATGGCGAATATACCTGTTATAAAAGAGGGCAAAGGCTGCGACAGTGACAGCGCCAGCGAGCACGGGCGTCAAAAGGAACACCCACGACGCATGATTTAACATGACAATGATGGGATCAGAACTTGCCGGCGCATGGCTAAATCGTAAGACCGTCATCAAGAAAATCGAGGTGCCCACTGCCAGTCCCAAGGCAACAGGGGCGGTACCCAAAATGCGAAGCGCAACAAGACCGACTAAAGAGGATAGGACATGTCCCCCGATAATGTTTTTAGGCTGGGCAATCGGGGAACGCCAGTACTCAAAAGATACCATGGCCGATGCTGCAAAAGGTGGGATAAACCATAAAAAATTAGTCATGTGGCTGCCATAACGCAATAACATGACGACGACAAACCCTCCGATGAATCCCGATATACCTTCA is a window encoding:
- a CDS encoding HPP family protein — its product is MILEKGDHTLFWEPPGHNHHPSPPSLAEGISGFIGGFVVVMLLRYGSHMTNFLWFIPPFAASAMVSFEYWRSPIAQPKNIIGGHVLSSLVGLVALRILGTAPVALGLAVGTSIFLMTVLRFSHAPASSDPIIVMLNHASWVFLLTPVLAGAVTVAAFALFYNRYIRHKPYPVYWWDVKKPEGRPSGRKRVVS